In Streptomyces paludis, the genomic stretch CTACGGCGCGTTCTACCGGTCCGCGCTGTATCCCCTCCTGGGACGCATCAACGCCTACCTGGTGCGATGGATGCGGAAGAAGTACAAGCGGCTGCAGGGGCACAAGAAGGCCCGCGACTCGTGGGAGAGGGCGATCCGGCTGCGGCCGGGCTTCTTCGCCCACTGGCGATGGGTCACATGGGCTCCCGCCGTCTGGTGACCAGAGCGACAAGAGCCGTGTAACGAGAGATCGTTACGCACGGTTCTGTGAGGGCCGGAGGGTGCGATTCCCTCCGGCTACTCGACCCGAGATGCGGAGGATGCTGGCAGAGGGTCAGATGGGACTTATGAGAGGAACATCGACGATGCCTGCACCGAGAAAATATCCGCTGGAGTTGCGTGAGCGTGCGGTGTGGATGGGCTGCACCACCGAGCCGAAGCCGGTGATCAAGCGGATGGCCGACGAGCTGGGTGTGTATCCCGAGGCTCTGCGGGGCTGGATCCGTCAGGCCGAGGCAGACCACGGCGAGCTCGACGACCGGCCGACCACCGCCGAACGCGAGGCACTCGCGGTCCTGCGCAAGGAGAACGCCCAGCTCAAGCGGTCGAACGAGATCCTCAAAGCCGGCTCGGTTTTTTTCGCCCAAGAGCTTGACGCGACCCGGCGAAGGTACTGACGTTCCTCAAGGAACGCGGTGACCTCGGTGTCGAGCCCGTCCTGCGGGAACGGCACATCCCCTCCTCCACCTACTACCGCTGGTGCCGAAGCGAGAATGACCCCTGCGAACACAGCCGCCGGGACGCGGAACTGACCGAGAAGATCAGACAGATCCACGCGGACTCCGGCGTCGTCTACGGCTCCCCACGTGTCCCCGCCGTCCTGCGGCGCGAGGGCGCCGCGACCGGCCGCAAACGGGTCGAGCGCCTGATGTGCGAGGCCGGCCTGCACGGAATCAGCCCACGCCGTAGTGAAAGAGGCTGAGAGGGATGCTGTCACTGACTTCTTTCTGCTATCCCTCCGCTTTCCGCTTACTGTTGGCGTCCATCTCCGCCAGGGCTGCACGCGCGCGTTCGACCGTGCGGGTGTTTCTGGCGTCGCGGAGGCCGAGCGTGTAGAAGCGCCGGGCCTCCGTTAGCCGTCCGAGGTCACGCAGGCAGTCACCGACGGTGAGGTAGGTGTCGGGGCGGCCCGTGGTCTCGTCGGTACGGCCGAGAAGGACAAGCGCCCGCCGGGCGCACGAGAGCCCGTCCGCCGGTCTGCCACGGAGCCGGGCCAAGCCGGCGAGGTTCTTGAGGCACTGGGCCTGTCCCACGACACGCTCCAGGTCCCGGTTCAATTCGAGCGCTGTGCGGGTGTGTTCCTCCGCGATGTCCAGGGCACCCATACGTTCCGCGCAGACGCCCAGATGCTGGTGGGAACGGGCCATCTCCTCGGGTGCGTCACGGGCGATGGCCGAGCGTAGGGCGGCGTCGAACTCAGCGTGCGCCGCCTCGTAATTCTCGGTGAGCACGTACAGGGTGCCGATCTGGTTGCGCAGTTCCTCCGCCTGGGCCACGTCACCTGTGCTCTCGCAGAGACCGAGCGCCGACCGGCAATGTGCCATGGCAGTGTCCATATCCCCGTCGTCCTCCGCCAGGTAGGCCAGGCTTCGGTGACAGGAGCTGACCGCGCCGAGATCCTCGAACCGCGTGAAGACCTCCTGGGCCTCCTCGAAGCCGGCTCTGGCCTCTACCAGGCGTCCGTCGTCGGCGTTCAGCATGGACAGCTGATATAGAGCGGCGGCGGCGTCCCGTTCCAAGCCCAACTCGCGGAGGGCCGTGTGGGCCCGGCTGTATCGGGCCCCGGCGATGCGGTGATCGCCCTGTTCGTGCTCGATGGATCCGAGCTGGTGCTCGGCGTATGCGATGCTCTGCCGGTCGTTGGCGGCCGTGCCGACGGCCAGCGCCCGTTCCAGGTGTTCGCGTGCTTCCTTCATGTCGCCCCGGTCCCGGGCGATGAGACCGAGCTGGCGATGGACGATGGCCTCCGACTCCGTGCCCGGTTCACTCCACTCCAGCATCCGCTGGCACAGTGCCCGCTCGGTCGTCCAACGGCCCATCGCGTGCAGCACGCGGCAGAGGCGGCGGCCCAGCGCTCCCGCCTCTTGGTGCAGCCGGACGGCGCCGAGATGGTGCAAGGACTCGAACGCCGCGTCGACGCGCACCGGTTCAGGCAAGCCGGTGTCGGAGAAGATTTCCTCTGTGTACGCGGCCGCACGGCGATGGGCGTGGTGTGCGGCCTTCGGGCTGAGACGGTCCAGTTCGGCCGCGGTCCATCGGTGGACGCTCCACAACGGCGCACCGGCCAGGTCCCTGCCGTCCTCGGCCAGCAGCCCGGAGGCGGTCAGCTCGTCGAGGCGTTCGCGCGTACCCTCCGCACCCTCCGGGCCGGTGAAAGCCGATGCCGGGACGGGCGCGCGGTGCACCGCCGCGACGTGCAGCAGGGCGCGGTTCGTCGGGTCCAGGGTGGACAGCAGGTCGTTGAGCAGCGTGTCGGCGGCCGTAAGGCTCAGTGCCTCCTGCACGGCGGGGCGCACCTGCCCCCGTACACGGGCGCGCGCGGCGTCGAGGCCACCGCCGAGCCGGCCGACACGGGCCACCAGGTCGTCCGTCGGCCGGCCGGTGCCTAGGAGCGCCTCCAGATAGGCGTACGTACGAGGATGGCCGCCGACGACTTGGCGAATCTCCCGCCACTTCGTCCAAGGGAGCTTGCGCGATAGGGGCAGCCGCAGTCGCATCAGATCGGTCTCGTCCGGGGTGAGCGGAGGAAGCGGAAGCTGACGAAAGCGCCGGGAGGCGGGCCCGGCCACCGCTGGAAGGGGATGACGGGAAACGATCACCAGGGTCGAGTTCGTCAGCAGGGTGGTCCACGCGGTGAGAAAGTCCAACAGTTCGGGGTCGGTGAAATGGGTTCGGCCCGCCAGGTCACGGGTCAAGTTGACCTCGAAGTCGTCCAGCACTATGGTCAGCGGCCGGGTGGGCCCGTCCGCTGTGGAGCGAGCCTCATCCCCTGCCCCTGCGTGCGCGTCGGTGGCGGCGGTGAGGCTTGCGAGGACGGCCAGGCGCTTGGACCAGGGCAGCTCCGCGTCCACCAGTTCGAGCATCCGCGGATCGTCGGTTTCCCCAGCGAGCGCGTCCGCCGCGCTGCGGAGGATCTCGTCGGGACCGACCGGGCCTTTGAGTAGCAGGGGTGGAGAGAAGGAGGCCCGGAGACGCAGCAACTCGCCGACGAAGGCGGTCTTCCCGACCCCACCCACTCCGTGCACGATGAGTCCGGTGCCGTCGTCGGCCAGGGCGTTCAGAGCGAGGCGCAGCTGTACTCGGCGTCCCACGAACGAGCCGAGCGGCAGTGCGAGGGGCACCTCGGGTGAGGCAGCCCCCGTTGTGGCATCCCCGCAGTCGGGCTTCACCGCCTGGGAACGGGACCCGGCGAAGAGAAGGGGCACGTGCCATTCCGGCAGCCAGTCGTTGCCGACGCGTCTGAGGCGCTCCTGCTCGGTGCGGGCGTCGTGCAGGGCTTCCCACCAGGGCCGGCCAGCGGCCAGCCCGGCGTACATGTCGGCCATCAGCGCGCCGGCGTACGTGTCCCGGACCGGTGCCGACATGGCGACGATCGCCGGCACACCGGACTCCGTGAGGCTCTGGGCCAACCCGGGCAGAAACCTGCCGTGGTGCGCCGGTTCCGGCACGGCGGAGCGGCTAACCGACGATGCCGTCGAGCAGCCGGCCAGGACCACCGCCGGGACACCGTGGGCGCCGCGTACAGCCCGCCACAGGGCGTCGGCGGTCACCGGATCGCGGTCACCGGCCTCGTCCTCCAGCAGGAGCTCACCGGGCCTTGCGTGGCAGACGATGTGCACGACATCGGCGGGTTTCTCCGCCAGGGCGGCGCTGAGAGCAGTGAGGCTGCCGGAACTGAGCACCCGCAGTTCCGCCCGGCCCGGGACCCGGGACACGGCAGCCGCCAGCCGGGCCGTCTCCGCGTCCAGGTCGAGCAGGGGCTCGCGGCGGCCGGGGGCCTTGCGTGGCCCGGCGAGCAGGACTATCAGCCGCAACGACCGGTCTGGTCCGTCGACGGGTGCGGGCGCGTGGCTGTCGCCGAAGCTACGGTACGGCCGGATGGTTGGATGGAGCGCCAAGGGCGCCGACTGGCCAGGCAGGGTCAGTGCTTCCCATGGCAGGCGGTCGAGCTGGCCCCGCTCCGCCTCAATGACGAGAGGCAGGCCGTGCTTTTCCGCTGCCTCGCTCCGCGAAGCCGTGGTGAGAGCGCGGATGGCTTGGGCGCCCACCGCCTCAGCGAGCAGACCTCCCAGACGGCGCATCAGGACGGGTGTTGGGACGCCGGTCCTGCGCCGGCGGGTGCCCTGGCCGACAGCCTCGTATGCCCGGTGCAGTGCCTGCACGGTCTCCGCCAAAGAGAAGGACACGTCCGCACCGGGACCTTCGGTGACGGTCCGTGTGCCAGCGCTGAGGGTCACGGCGGCGTGCTGGATCCGCAGCCGCCAGTGCGGCGGGCAGGGGTGTGTCGCTGGCGCCGGTTCATCGGGCACAGGGGTCCTCCTGCACATGCAAGCCTTTCGGGGGCGCGGTGGCGCCCGTCCCGCAGACGTACACGACGGTCGGCTT encodes the following:
- a CDS encoding CHAT domain-containing tetratricopeptide repeat protein: MCRRTPVPDEPAPATHPCPPHWRLRIQHAAVTLSAGTRTVTEGPGADVSFSLAETVQALHRAYEAVGQGTRRRRTGVPTPVLMRRLGGLLAEAVGAQAIRALTTASRSEAAEKHGLPLVIEAERGQLDRLPWEALTLPGQSAPLALHPTIRPYRSFGDSHAPAPVDGPDRSLRLIVLLAGPRKAPGRREPLLDLDAETARLAAAVSRVPGRAELRVLSSGSLTALSAALAEKPADVVHIVCHARPGELLLEDEAGDRDPVTADALWRAVRGAHGVPAVVLAGCSTASSVSRSAVPEPAHHGRFLPGLAQSLTESGVPAIVAMSAPVRDTYAGALMADMYAGLAAGRPWWEALHDARTEQERLRRVGNDWLPEWHVPLLFAGSRSQAVKPDCGDATTGAASPEVPLALPLGSFVGRRVQLRLALNALADDGTGLIVHGVGGVGKTAFVGELLRLRASFSPPLLLKGPVGPDEILRSAADALAGETDDPRMLELVDAELPWSKRLAVLASLTAATDAHAGAGDEARSTADGPTRPLTIVLDDFEVNLTRDLAGRTHFTDPELLDFLTAWTTLLTNSTLVIVSRHPLPAVAGPASRRFRQLPLPPLTPDETDLMRLRLPLSRKLPWTKWREIRQVVGGHPRTYAYLEALLGTGRPTDDLVARVGRLGGGLDAARARVRGQVRPAVQEALSLTAADTLLNDLLSTLDPTNRALLHVAAVHRAPVPASAFTGPEGAEGTRERLDELTASGLLAEDGRDLAGAPLWSVHRWTAAELDRLSPKAAHHAHRRAAAYTEEIFSDTGLPEPVRVDAAFESLHHLGAVRLHQEAGALGRRLCRVLHAMGRWTTERALCQRMLEWSEPGTESEAIVHRQLGLIARDRGDMKEAREHLERALAVGTAANDRQSIAYAEHQLGSIEHEQGDHRIAGARYSRAHTALRELGLERDAAAALYQLSMLNADDGRLVEARAGFEEAQEVFTRFEDLGAVSSCHRSLAYLAEDDGDMDTAMAHCRSALGLCESTGDVAQAEELRNQIGTLYVLTENYEAAHAEFDAALRSAIARDAPEEMARSHQHLGVCAERMGALDIAEEHTRTALELNRDLERVVGQAQCLKNLAGLARLRGRPADGLSCARRALVLLGRTDETTGRPDTYLTVGDCLRDLGRLTEARRFYTLGLRDARNTRTVERARAALAEMDANSKRKAEG
- a CDS encoding IS3 family transposase; translated protein: MTEKIRQIHADSGVVYGSPRVPAVLRREGAATGRKRVERLMCEAGLHGISPRRSERG
- a CDS encoding transposase; amino-acid sequence: MPAPRKYPLELRERAVWMGCTTEPKPVIKRMADELGVYPEALRGWIRQAEADHGELDDRPTTAEREALAVLRKENAQLKRSNEILKAGSVFFAQELDATRRRY